One window from the genome of Methylomarinovum caldicuralii encodes:
- the nhaD gene encoding sodium:proton antiporter NhaD, which translates to MSRFFLLLSLCLPSLAWATHEMPPLKMPLVDHPVALACVAIFAFAYVLVMLEDVLELRKSKPILLAAAVIWVLISLLDRHLGILPARARYVLRAELVEYAELFLFLLVATVYVNLLDERGLFKMLCCRIASRRIDYRSLFWMLGWISFLLSTVVNNLTTALIVATVTLMIGRDNPRFIALTCLSAVIASNAGGAFSPFGDITTLMVWQQDKLDFVQFFPLFLPALMNFLVPALCLHWAVPKGVPPYPEVCELGTRRGTWIILALFFTTILIAVVFEQVFELPPYLGMMAGLALLMFYAYHMERRHPDESFDIFHQMRTVEWDTLLFFFGVVFAVGGLRYLGYLALASKKIYTDLGPDIANILVGFLSAVVDNVPVMLAVLQMEPEMDVFQWQLVTLTAGVGGSMLAVGSAAGVAMLGQARAYYTSLLHLRWSPVIVLGYAASIVAHYLLNGS; encoded by the coding sequence ATGTCGCGTTTTTTCCTCCTGCTGTCGCTGTGCCTTCCTTCCCTGGCCTGGGCCACCCACGAAATGCCTCCCCTGAAGATGCCGCTGGTGGACCATCCGGTCGCCTTGGCCTGCGTGGCCATCTTCGCGTTCGCCTACGTCCTGGTCATGCTCGAAGACGTGCTGGAGCTGCGCAAATCCAAGCCCATCCTGCTGGCGGCGGCGGTCATTTGGGTGCTGATCTCCCTGCTCGACCGGCACCTGGGGATTCTGCCCGCCAGGGCCAGGTACGTGCTGCGCGCTGAGTTGGTGGAATACGCCGAGCTGTTCCTGTTCCTGCTGGTGGCCACCGTTTACGTCAACCTGCTCGACGAGCGCGGCCTGTTCAAAATGCTGTGCTGCCGCATCGCCTCACGCCGGATCGATTACCGCAGCCTGTTCTGGATGCTCGGCTGGATCAGCTTCCTGCTTTCCACCGTGGTCAACAACCTGACCACGGCCCTGATCGTCGCCACCGTGACCTTGATGATCGGCCGCGACAATCCCCGCTTCATCGCCCTCACCTGCCTGAGCGCGGTAATCGCCTCCAACGCCGGCGGCGCCTTCAGCCCCTTCGGCGACATCACCACCCTGATGGTATGGCAGCAGGACAAACTGGATTTCGTCCAGTTCTTTCCGCTGTTCCTGCCGGCGCTGATGAATTTCCTGGTGCCGGCGCTGTGCCTCCACTGGGCCGTCCCCAAAGGCGTCCCCCCCTACCCGGAAGTCTGCGAACTGGGCACCAGGCGGGGCACCTGGATCATCCTGGCGTTGTTCTTCACCACCATCCTCATCGCCGTGGTGTTCGAGCAGGTGTTCGAACTGCCTCCTTATCTGGGGATGATGGCGGGCCTGGCGCTGCTGATGTTCTACGCCTATCACATGGAACGGCGCCATCCCGATGAAAGTTTCGACATCTTCCATCAGATGCGCACGGTGGAATGGGACACCCTGCTGTTCTTCTTCGGGGTAGTGTTTGCGGTCGGCGGCCTGCGCTATCTCGGCTATCTGGCCCTGGCCTCGAAAAAGATCTACACCGATCTGGGCCCTGACATCGCCAACATTCTGGTGGGCTTCCTGTCGGCGGTGGTGGACAACGTTCCGGTGATGCTGGCGGTGCTGCAGATGGAGCCGGAGATGGACGTGTTCCAGTGGCAACTGGTGACGCTGACCGCCGGGGTCGGCGGTTCGATGCTGGCGGTGGGCTCGGCCGCGGGGGTGGCGATGCTGGGCCAGGCGCGCGCCTACTACACCTCCCTGCTGCATCTGCGCTGGAGCCCGGTGATCGTGCTGGGCTACGCCGCCAGCATCGTGGCGCACTACCTGCTCAACGGGTCCTGA
- a CDS encoding MFS transporter: MSAAVPYARLAAFYFFYFASLGALLPYWSLYLRDLGLKPLQIGTVMALLSATKVAAPNLLGWIADHTGRRIPWVRVACLLAATFFLPFLYLRDYPKLLAATLAFGFCWSAALSQFEAVTLAHLHDRIDRYPWVRLWGSVGFIVAVLALGMGLDRYGTGLLPRVVAGILGLIWLSTQVVPEPPPPLQAHHEPWGRLLWRLKVLAFLAVIFLIQVAHGPYYVFYSLHLQAHGCSGALIGGLWTLGVIAEIALFLIFPWLLRRLPLRGLWLASIALGALRWHLIGHYPDDLAVLAAAQTLHAATFAVNHAVAMQLLRQFFGPRHQGKGQALYSSLSFGLGSMTGSYLAGLYWQSWGAAWVFDAAAGVSLLACLIALPVRTR; the protein is encoded by the coding sequence ATGAGCGCTGCGGTTCCCTATGCCCGGCTGGCGGCGTTCTACTTTTTCTATTTCGCCTCCCTGGGGGCGCTGCTGCCTTACTGGAGCCTGTACCTGCGCGACCTGGGGCTGAAACCGCTGCAGATCGGCACGGTCATGGCGTTGCTGTCGGCCACCAAGGTCGCCGCCCCCAATCTGCTGGGCTGGATCGCCGACCATACCGGGCGGCGGATTCCCTGGGTGCGGGTGGCTTGCCTGCTGGCGGCGACATTCTTCCTGCCGTTCCTGTATCTGCGCGACTATCCGAAGCTGCTGGCGGCGACGCTGGCCTTCGGCTTCTGCTGGAGTGCGGCGCTGTCCCAGTTCGAGGCGGTGACCTTGGCGCATCTGCACGACCGCATCGACCGCTATCCGTGGGTGCGGCTGTGGGGATCGGTGGGCTTCATCGTTGCCGTTTTGGCGCTGGGGATGGGGCTCGACCGTTACGGCACCGGGCTGCTGCCCCGGGTGGTGGCGGGGATTCTGGGGCTGATCTGGCTCAGCACCCAGGTGGTGCCGGAACCGCCGCCCCCGCTTCAGGCCCACCACGAGCCCTGGGGGCGGTTGCTGTGGCGCCTGAAGGTGCTGGCCTTCCTGGCGGTGATCTTCCTGATCCAAGTCGCCCACGGTCCCTATTACGTCTTTTATTCCCTTCATCTTCAGGCCCACGGCTGTTCGGGCGCCCTGATCGGCGGGCTGTGGACCCTGGGGGTGATCGCCGAAATCGCCCTGTTCCTGATCTTTCCCTGGCTGCTGCGCCGGTTGCCGCTGCGCGGCCTGTGGCTGGCGAGCATCGCCCTGGGGGCGCTGCGCTGGCACCTGATCGGCCACTATCCCGACGATCTTGCCGTTCTGGCCGCGGCCCAGACCCTCCATGCGGCCACCTTCGCCGTCAACCATGCGGTGGCGATGCAGCTGTTGCGCCAGTTCTTCGGCCCCCGGCATCAGGGCAAGGGGCAGGCGCTCTACAGCAGCCTCAGCTTCGGCCTCGGCAGCATGACCGGCAGCTATCTGGCGGGGCTGTACTGGCAGTCCTGGGGGGCGGCGTGGGTGTTCGACGCCGCCGCCGGGGTCAGCCTGCTGGCCTGCCTGATCGCCCTGCCGGTCAGGACCCGTTGA
- the aroC gene encoding chorismate synthase: protein MSGNTFGRLFTVTTFGESHGPALGAIVDGCPPGLELTEADLQRELDRRRPGQSRFTTQRREPDRVRILSGVFEGRTTGTPIGLLIENVDQRSKDYSNIADRFRPGHADYVYTQKYGFRDYRGGGRASARETAMRVAAGAIAKKYLRQRLGVEIRGCLSQLGPIELELVSWEAVAQNPFFCPDPDKVPALERFMKSLKGDSVGAKVTVVATGVPPGLGEPIFDRLDAELAHALMSINAVKGVEIGDGFKCVDARGTEFRDEMTPEGFLSNHAGGILGGISSGQDIVAHIALKPTSSLPIPGRSIDVHGRPVEVVTKGRHDPCVGIRAVPIAEAMTAIVLMDHYLRHRAQNLDVTPPLVPIPGAAG, encoded by the coding sequence ATGTCGGGAAACACCTTTGGCAGACTGTTCACCGTCACCACCTTCGGCGAAAGCCACGGCCCGGCCCTGGGGGCCATCGTCGACGGCTGCCCGCCGGGGCTGGAGCTGACGGAAGCCGACCTGCAGCGGGAGCTCGACCGCCGCCGTCCGGGCCAGTCGCGCTTCACCACCCAGCGGCGCGAACCGGACCGGGTCAGGATTCTCTCCGGGGTGTTCGAGGGGCGTACTACCGGCACCCCCATCGGCCTGCTGATCGAGAACGTGGATCAGCGCTCCAAGGATTATTCCAATATCGCCGACCGCTTCCGTCCCGGCCATGCCGATTACGTCTACACCCAGAAGTACGGTTTTCGCGACTACCGCGGCGGCGGCCGCGCCAGTGCCCGGGAGACGGCGATGCGGGTGGCGGCCGGCGCCATCGCCAAAAAGTATCTGCGCCAGCGGCTGGGGGTGGAGATCCGCGGCTGCCTGTCCCAGCTCGGTCCCATCGAGCTGGAACTGGTGTCGTGGGAGGCGGTGGCCCAGAACCCCTTCTTCTGCCCGGATCCGGACAAGGTCCCGGCGCTGGAGCGCTTCATGAAGTCCCTCAAGGGGGATTCGGTGGGGGCGAAGGTGACGGTGGTGGCCACCGGGGTGCCGCCGGGGCTGGGGGAGCCGATCTTTGACCGCCTCGACGCCGAGCTGGCCCACGCCCTGATGAGCATCAACGCGGTCAAGGGGGTGGAGATCGGCGACGGGTTCAAGTGCGTCGATGCCCGCGGCACCGAATTCCGTGACGAGATGACCCCGGAAGGCTTTTTGAGCAACCACGCCGGCGGCATCCTCGGCGGCATCTCCAGCGGTCAGGACATCGTCGCCCACATCGCCCTCAAGCCCACCTCCAGCCTGCCGATTCCGGGGCGCAGCATCGACGTTCACGGCCGGCCGGTGGAAGTGGTCACCAAGGGGCGGCATGATCCCTGTGTCGGCATCCGCGCCGTGCCCATCGCCGAGGCCATGACGGCCATCGTGCTGATGGACCATTATCTGCGCCACCGGGCCCAGAATCTCGACGTGACCCCGCCGCTGGTGCCGATTCCGGGAGCGGCCGGCTGA
- a CDS encoding transglycosylase SLT domain-containing protein, with the protein MRILVVWLLAGMVGVAVAATEPDSRRARFLEAEKALAGGKIERFRQLMAQLADYPLAPYLWARHYRRSPEPVAEVEDFLQRYRQTPYARPVRIALLKHLAETGRWGDFLRLYRDSGVSALACHRAWGLYRVGKADAAWKAARALWLAGRSQPKACDRVFALWRNKGRIGPKLIEQRFRLALAENHPQLAAYLARQLRGKRRQRAEFWLQVHRDPARFVCRPWPKAWRRDGEIFVHGLKRLARHDLPRALAWWRESAGTFPLTAAQRHEAMRALGLRLAWRHDPRAWNWLAALPDTAGDADVAAWRVRSALRQQRWQQAAEALKRLPRALQVTPQWRYWEARVQERIQGKEAALPLYRTTAQSADFYGFLAADRLRQDYAIDHRPIAPSEAALAALRGSRSLAAVREFFALDRYWDARREWWHLLQHAAHDTLLAAARVAQEMEWPQMAIVAAARAAHWDDLEVRFPLQFLAQVRRHAGAQRLDPAYVYGIIRRESAFDVRARSGVGARGLMQLMPATARRVARRLGERLPSLRRLERPETNIRYGTAYFRTLLERFEGHFVLATAAYNAGPHWVERWLPAQTLPADIWIETIPFRETRRYVRAVLAYAMIYQKRLDENRHRLSDYTAPVPGRPRPEAPPPARCPAD; encoded by the coding sequence ATGCGCATTCTGGTTGTCTGGCTGCTGGCCGGCATGGTGGGCGTGGCGGTGGCGGCCACGGAGCCGGATTCCCGCCGCGCCCGTTTCCTTGAGGCGGAAAAAGCCCTGGCGGGCGGGAAGATCGAGCGATTCCGTCAGCTCATGGCCCAGCTGGCGGATTATCCCCTGGCACCTTATCTGTGGGCCCGCCACTACCGCCGCAGCCCCGAGCCCGTGGCCGAGGTCGAGGATTTCCTGCAGCGTTACCGCCAGACGCCTTATGCCAGGCCGGTGCGCATCGCCCTGCTGAAACACCTGGCCGAGACGGGACGGTGGGGCGACTTTCTGCGTCTTTACCGCGATTCGGGCGTCTCGGCCCTGGCGTGCCACCGGGCCTGGGGCCTGTATCGGGTGGGGAAAGCCGATGCCGCCTGGAAGGCGGCGCGTGCGCTCTGGTTGGCGGGGCGCTCCCAGCCCAAGGCCTGCGACCGGGTGTTCGCCCTGTGGCGGAACAAGGGGAGAATCGGTCCCAAACTGATCGAACAGCGCTTCCGCCTGGCGCTGGCGGAAAACCATCCGCAGCTGGCGGCTTACCTGGCGCGGCAATTGCGCGGAAAGCGGCGGCAGCGGGCCGAATTCTGGCTTCAGGTCCACCGGGATCCGGCCCGCTTCGTCTGCCGTCCATGGCCCAAAGCCTGGCGCCGGGACGGGGAAATCTTCGTCCACGGCCTCAAACGCCTGGCAAGGCACGATCTGCCCCGGGCCCTGGCGTGGTGGCGGGAATCCGCCGGGACGTTTCCCCTGACCGCCGCACAGCGTCACGAGGCGATGCGCGCCTTGGGATTGCGTCTTGCCTGGCGTCACGATCCCCGCGCCTGGAACTGGTTGGCGGCGCTGCCCGATACCGCCGGCGATGCCGACGTGGCCGCCTGGCGGGTGCGCAGCGCCCTGCGGCAGCAACGCTGGCAGCAGGCGGCGGAAGCCCTGAAGCGCCTGCCGCGGGCGTTGCAGGTGACGCCGCAATGGCGTTACTGGGAGGCGCGGGTGCAGGAACGGATCCAGGGCAAAGAAGCCGCCCTGCCGCTCTATCGCACCACCGCCCAGTCGGCCGACTTCTACGGCTTTCTCGCCGCCGACCGCCTGAGGCAAGACTATGCCATCGATCATCGTCCCATCGCCCCTTCTGAAGCGGCGTTGGCGGCATTGCGCGGTAGCCGTTCGCTGGCGGCGGTGCGGGAATTTTTCGCCCTCGACCGCTATTGGGACGCGCGGCGGGAGTGGTGGCACCTGCTCCAGCACGCCGCTCACGATACCTTGCTGGCGGCCGCCCGGGTGGCGCAGGAAATGGAATGGCCGCAGATGGCGATCGTCGCCGCCGCCCGGGCGGCGCATTGGGACGATCTGGAAGTCCGTTTCCCGCTGCAGTTTCTCGCCCAGGTGCGGCGTCACGCCGGCGCGCAACGGCTCGATCCGGCCTATGTCTACGGCATCATCCGCCGGGAAAGCGCCTTCGACGTCCGGGCCCGCTCGGGCGTGGGGGCGCGCGGCCTGATGCAGTTGATGCCGGCGACTGCGCGGCGGGTCGCCAGACGGCTCGGTGAGCGGCTGCCTTCCCTGCGGCGCCTGGAACGGCCCGAGACCAACATCCGTTACGGCACCGCCTATTTCCGCACTCTGCTGGAGCGCTTCGAGGGCCATTTCGTGCTTGCCACCGCCGCCTACAACGCCGGACCCCATTGGGTCGAGCGCTGGCTGCCGGCGCAAACGCTGCCCGCCGACATCTGGATCGAGACCATCCCTTTTCGCGAGACTCGCCGTTACGTCCGCGCCGTGCTCGCCTACGCGATGATCTATCAGAAGCGTCTGGACGAAAACCGGCACCGTCTCAGCGATTACACGGCGCCGGTTCCGGGCCGTCCCCGGCCGGAGGCGCCGCCTCCCGCGCGCTGTCCTGCCGATTAG
- the fabA gene encoding 3-hydroxyacyl-[acyl-carrier-protein] dehydratase FabA produces MQQKQSRYDYEDLIRCGHGELFGPGNARLPLPPMLMLDRITHISDEGGRFGKGEIVAELDIKPDLWFFQCHFESDPVMPGCLGLDAMWQLVGFFLGWMGAPGRGRALGAGEVKFRGQVLPHYQKVTYHIDLKRVMLRKLVMGIADATLACDGRTLYEARDLRVGLFTSTEGF; encoded by the coding sequence ATGCAGCAAAAACAAAGCCGTTACGACTACGAGGATCTGATCCGCTGTGGGCATGGCGAACTGTTCGGCCCCGGCAACGCCCGCCTGCCGTTGCCGCCGATGCTGATGTTAGACCGCATCACCCATATCAGCGACGAAGGGGGGCGGTTCGGCAAGGGGGAGATCGTGGCTGAGCTCGACATCAAACCCGACCTGTGGTTCTTCCAATGCCACTTCGAATCCGACCCGGTGATGCCCGGGTGTCTGGGTCTCGACGCCATGTGGCAGCTGGTGGGTTTTTTCCTCGGCTGGATGGGGGCGCCGGGACGCGGCCGCGCCCTGGGCGCCGGTGAGGTCAAGTTCCGCGGCCAGGTATTGCCCCACTACCAGAAAGTGACCTACCACATCGACCTCAAGCGGGTCATGCTGCGCAAGCTGGTGATGGGCATCGCCGACGCCACCCTGGCGTGCGACGGCAGGACCTTGTACGAGGCCAGAGATCTTCGGGTTGGACTGTTCACATCGACGGAGGGATTTTGA
- the prmB gene encoding 50S ribosomal protein L3 N(5)-glutamine methyltransferase, whose amino-acid sequence MTAAFDHLHTIRDFIRWGASRFNAAGLHFGHGTDNALDEAAALVLHSLHLPYDLPDFYLEACLTPEEKRQLADILDRRIETRKPAAYLTHEALFCGLSFYVDERVLVPRSPIAELIEQRFSPWLDGVGVERVLDLCTGSGCIAVACAYAFPEARVDAVDLSADALEVARINVRRHHLAERIELLAGDLFEPVAGRRYQLIVSNPPYVGREAWRKLPPEYHAEPKMGLESGPEGLDCVLRILAGAGDHLSDDGVLVVEVGASAEALRRRCPQVPFLWLEFERGGEGVFLLSAEQVRRHRDDFSSD is encoded by the coding sequence GGCCTGCACTTCGGGCACGGGACCGACAATGCCCTGGACGAGGCCGCCGCCCTGGTGCTCCACAGCCTGCACCTGCCCTACGACCTGCCGGACTTCTATCTCGAGGCCTGTCTCACTCCGGAGGAGAAACGCCAGCTGGCGGACATTCTCGACCGCCGCATCGAAACCCGCAAGCCTGCCGCCTACCTCACCCACGAAGCCCTGTTTTGCGGTCTGTCCTTCTACGTGGACGAGCGGGTGCTGGTGCCGCGCTCGCCCATCGCGGAGCTGATCGAACAGCGCTTCTCCCCGTGGCTCGACGGTGTCGGGGTGGAGCGGGTCCTCGATCTGTGCACCGGCTCGGGCTGCATCGCCGTCGCCTGTGCCTACGCCTTTCCCGAAGCCCGCGTGGATGCGGTGGATCTGTCCGCCGACGCCCTGGAGGTGGCGCGCATCAACGTCCGCCGTCACCATCTGGCAGAGCGGATCGAGCTGCTCGCCGGTGATCTGTTCGAGCCGGTGGCAGGGCGCCGTTATCAGCTCATCGTCAGCAACCCCCCCTATGTAGGCCGGGAGGCATGGCGGAAGCTGCCGCCGGAATATCACGCCGAACCGAAAATGGGGCTGGAAAGCGGCCCCGAGGGGCTGGACTGCGTGCTGCGGATTCTCGCCGGAGCCGGGGACCACCTCAGCGATGACGGCGTGCTGGTGGTGGAGGTGGGCGCCAGCGCCGAGGCGCTGCGGCGCCGCTGCCCCCAGGTGCCGTTCCTGTGGCTCGAGTTTGAGCGCGGCGGGGAGGGGGTGTTTCTGCTCAGCGCCGAGCAGGTGCGCCGCCACCGCGACGATTTCAGCAGCGATTGA